A window of Phragmites australis chromosome 15, lpPhrAust1.1, whole genome shotgun sequence genomic DNA:
aggaaagaagaataaacccggtgacaagcgcaagggtcctaAAATGACTGTAGTTGCGATCGACTGGAGCAAATCACGCAACACTAGGGACAATAAAGGCCTCAGTCGAGATGGTGGAAAGTGATGCCCATCCATCGGAGAAACCAGCACCACATTGAAGAGTACTTTGTGTTTAAGAGGAAACTTGATgagaagatcaaggcaaatgctgagcGTGGGTGTAAGCAGGTTAAGCCTAATGTTGAGGGTGACAAGCCCCAATTCCACGAGGCTGACCatagcttggcgcacatctttgGAGGACCCACCACATATAAGTCTAAGAGACAGCACAAGGCGGTTAAGCGAGAAGTTAACCTAGCCTTAACTGGTCCCAATCCGTATCTCAAGTGCTCGAAATAGccaatcacctttgatcaaactgaACATCCGGCCACAGTACCACATCCTGGTTGATACCCGATCATAGTTTAGCTCACCATACTCAACATTAAGGTTTGCATaactctggtcgatggaggtagttcactcaacctcattttctccaaatccttggacaagatgggaatccaGAGGTGAGAGCTTAAGACTGGAGTCGTGCCTTTCCAcagcataactcccaactcatcaaCCATGCCTCTCAGCCATAGATCGAGCTGTCGTTCATGTTTGGTAGGCCCAACAACTTTTGGACAAATtagctgacctttgatgtcgcGGACTTCAAGATGgcatacaatgtgatcctaggccacccaatgctgggcaagttcatggcgggGGTTCACTACGCCTACCAAGCGCTTAAGATCCCGGGTCCCAATGGGGCCATTACGGTTAAAGGAGATCAGCGTGCAGTGGTCAAATGCAACAAGCAAAGCCTAGATATGGTTAAACACTTCAGTCCAGTGGCCATCGCTCCTAAGGATTcaaattctaagtgtcaaaggcaGCAAGGTGTTGTTAAGGCCAAAGACTgcaggctcgtaagtcttgaTGGCACTACCAAATCCAACGATGCCAAAGGCAAGGCCCACGACAGCATCAGCAACAAAAAGACTGAtggttgcgtcaaggcagtGCGCCTCGACCCATCCGAACCATCCAAGATGGTTAAGGTTTAGGCCAACCTcaaccctaaataggaactcgaacTCATCACCTTCgtccaggcaaaccaagacgtgcTCGCATGTGGCAATCATCCGATTGCCTGGGGTCCCCATGGAGGTGATCAAGCATAGGCTGGTTGTTAAACCCgatgccaaacctgtggtgtagAAGCAGCAAAGATATGCGGAAGATAGGAAGCGGGCTATTCAGtaggaggtcgataagctcctaaaggcgggcttcattcgagaagtacgtcatcctacatggctcgtcaagaaggctaatAGCAGATGGAGAATATGCGTCGACTTCACTAACCTCAACAAGGCTagccccaaggatcctttttcTCTCCCACGCATCAACCAGATCATTGACTCTACAACAAGTTGTGAgttgttatgttttctagatgcctattcggggtatcaccaaattagcatgggattagagtatgaggagaaaactgcatttactactcctttcggtgtattttTTATGTACAGATAccttttgatttaaaaaatgctggtgctacgtatcgaaggtgtattcaaaa
This region includes:
- the LOC133892185 gene encoding uncharacterized protein LOC133892185; its protein translation is MAYNVILGHPMLGKFMAGVHYAYQALKIPGPNGAITVKGDQRAVVKCNKQSLDMVKHFSPVAIAPKDSNSKCQRQQGVVKAKDCRLVSLDGTTKSNDAKGKAHDSISNKKTDGCVKAVRLDPSEPSKMVKV